The Haematobia irritans isolate KBUSLIRL chromosome 1, ASM5000362v1, whole genome shotgun sequence DNA segment ttaaaaataacttACTTCGCAGCAACGTTGGTGATGTTGTAGTTATCACTTATAGCCACAACAGTCATTTTTTCAGGCAAACTTTCGTGAGTTACATTTGCCTTTTGGTTGACCTCAGTAGGATTAAATACAACCATGAATCCAGGATTTCCGGACTttattctatatacataaatgaaTTCATATATTATTGagatatttagattattttaggcATTAAGCAAAAATTGACAATGTAAAGAACATaaaccacaaaacccttattgtcTATCTAACAGTTAGTACCATCTCACCTTTGTCTTAGAGTATAACAACCACAACCACATAGATATTAGTTGGCATTAGAGAAAATAATGAAAGACAATGACATGTTAGTtacaaaagttaaaaattttgttaaggcaCAAAAAATTGAGGATAACaaacataaaataaacttttgatatttTGCCACATAAAATGAAACAGTATTTACCTGGTGTATCCTACCAGAGGTTCAATTGGTAACATTGCAAAATCGCCATGCATATAAGAAGGCGATAAACGTGATTGTTCTATTTGCTTGCAGGTGGCATCGCTTAAGTTACCATAAACCTCTGTGCCGACAGGGACAACTGGTGTTCCGGGCAATAATGATAAGAATAGAACAGATGCTGAAGCATCAACTTCTGAGTTAGCGCTGCCATCTTCAACATTCCATTGCAACCAGGTATGATCTCCTACTTCGCGCATAACATTGGTCAATTCGATACGCAAATCCTTATCCTTGGGCGAACTCAAACTCTTGACAAATTTACCATATAAAGGTACATCAATACCCATATCACCCGAAACAGTACGATATACTTCTGGTCGTATGATATCGTCAGAAACGGAGAGGAATGCGTCAGCTGATGTGTTCTTAACGACAGTCAAGTATTCATAAAGAACATCACCCAAACCCTCTTGgaaagtggtttgtgtgtgagtCCAGAATCCGTATTCACTCAAATCgtattttggatttttagatGGTATttcattcttaaactgtttcgaCAACAAAAAGAATTTGGTGTTCTTTAGACGTATACCTTTAACTCCCAATTCAATGAGATGCTGGAGAACATGGCTTAGTTCCTTTTTAACAATAGTATCATTCATATGTAAGTCGTATAGACCATCACCGAATTGTGATAAAACGAAATTGCCTGGAGTCACTTCGGCCCATGCTGTTCCATTGACCAGAGATAACCAATTATTAGGTACTTCTGGTTTTTCAACCCAAATAAATGCGGAACGTTTAGTTTCATCATCCATAGCATCCTTCAAAAGTCTCGAAGTCTTTGGTACATAATTAGGGGTAATATCCAAAATTACGTGAGCATCGGTATCCTTGTAATGATTGACAATGTTCTTTATCTTCTCCTCTACATCGGGATCACGTACATTGTATGTGAATTCAGCTGGCATTTCATAAATGACACCGCTTGCTTTAATCTGTTTCACAATTTCGACATTATCGCTGTTCGACTCAAAATTGGAGAACTTAGCCAAAATGCCACGTTTATACCAAGGCAATGGTTCGGGGGCTGCACATTTTGGTGTTTGTACAATAATGAAAATGGCACCAACCAGCATACCAAGCCAGATCAACCAAAAAGCAATAAAGAAAATCCAACGTAAACGTATCCAGAATGGGTCATTggcatatttcattaattcttctttggtcattccAGTAAAAGCCTACATTCGagatagaataaaataaaaatatttataaaaacatgtTCAATTTAACATACATTAATTTCATAATTAAACAAATTACTAAAgtctatttcaattaaattagtgGGTATTGAGGAAACTAATTAAAAGTAGATTCATTTCCAATTTTGTTAGATGGCAATCATCGAAAAATTCATCGgagttattttggaatctgaGCTTCAAACTTAATATTGAAATGAATGGCTATTTCagtcacaaatacttttaactCGTACAAAAAAAGGGTAGAAAAAGTGCAGAATACAATCAAGAATTGTGTTTTTAGTGGTATATATATGAAAGTGGTTAGACCCAACATTTAGAGTGTATTGTGTGTTCACCGGCAATTGACTAAATGAAAAAGTCTAGTGAATTGCGATTTATGTATATCAGCCCGTAAAttgttttttccaaaaattatcataatgaaaaaatgttaattaaacaaaaaaataaaaactttttaatatagCCAAGAAAAGGTATCGGATATTTAAATatccaaataaaaaagattatGAAACTTAATCATTACGCATCCTTATCATTACCTCTTCCTTATCCTTTATCACACGATTGAAACACCAAATGCGTGAAGGAAAGAAGGAaggacaaaaatataaaaaatatatcataaaaTATACACCCAAATAGGAAAACCAACCTTTCCATTGACATTGCCAATATCGATCTTGGCATCACCATTTTGATCTCCTCCCTTTATGAATTTGACTTCTTCACGCTTTTCAGCTAATTTGTCATTGTCATCGGCTCGCAACATTTGCTCATCAGCTCCATCATTATTTACTTCTTCCTGCACCATTTTGGTATCGGTGGACGAATTATCAGTCTTGGAATCGACGATATTCTCTGTTGATGCTGTTATGGATGACAACGATGATGAGGAGGTTGTCGTATGTTCGCCTGTCAAaagaaatgacaaaaataaattatgcagaaaattttaattatgcgTATATTGATAACAATGAAAGATGATTGATTATACAATTACTAATACGTAATGTTATATAATGGTGTTTGATAGGTAAGGCGGAAAGAACCATAcacttttaaatattaaaaaaatatatatattgaaattttaatcctaATATGAATAGATATCTGTCGTACATTACATTTTGAACTACATAGCTTTTTTCTGGATTAAATATATTGAGGTATTGTATAAAAAAGATCAACAGGTTTATTTGCATGGTATCTGCGTAttacgaaaatatttatttcaaacagGTGGGCGGACAACAATCTACGCATTTTAGTTTAAAAAGTCGGCATTTCCAATTTCTTATTGTCGAAAAGAAGGCTTTCTAATTCTGATTTCAATATCTACGGAAGTTATTTTCAAGCACCTTTTCACCAAACTATGGACGTCATagctatatttttaattgggacAAGTAATCGGTAAATCAACAAAGTTGTACCTTAAAATAACTCAGATTTACTACCAACACTCATTCACATAAACTTATAATATTTGAATGTTAAAATATTATCTGGCTTTTCAATACAATaatgagaaaatattcttatgGCCGTATGATGTAATGGAGATAATTTTTAAATCAGTGTTATTTGAAGCAAACTGAATGGTTTCAATATACTCGCCAATATCATCGTATGTTATGTAGTTGTAATTATAAGCCAGGTGTTGTATTGCTCTATAGCTCTGGTTGCTTTTGCTACATAAGAACAAtgcgaattttttttatattaacaaGTATGTAAATCGGGCAGCAATAAGTAAACAAATCCATAAATCTATTATAATCAAGAGCTTTTCTAAGTAATTAGCAAtgtaattgttaaaattttttatttaaatataatattaactTATTATTACCGCATTTTTACTCTAAAACAATTACTTTAAATATCAGGGTGAAGAATGTTTTGCGCAGAAGGGACTACTCTACCTACTGATCCGAAGTTAGCCAACGGAGCTTCTTGAAAATGGATGTTAATAGTGATGAATATTTTTAAGTCGGCGTGGTAAATTTCCCAAAAGAGAAAAATGTGTGAACAAtaaagtgcagcaaatgtggtacagGATGGTAATGTTACCACAGCTATTTTCTCTATCTAAAAACATACGAATAACTAAACCAAGCTGAATAGGTTGTGTctgtcagagaatgaagcaatcaaagatcagtttgatttttgcaactctttTTTTGTgtcagttgaaaaaaaaaatcacatttaccTGTGCTGTGGTTTGTGTGaaggtatattttcaatttaataattttcggaTGTAAATAACTTACGAGTACTAGAAAAGCATAAAATGTATGCAACGATGTATATgctgcatttatttaaaaaaaatcaacatgaTGGTGTACCACATTACCTGTACACTTTACGAATTCGTGCTTAAtgagttttttaataaattcgcaaaAATATCCGAAATTATGGGTTTCTTATTTCATAGTTACGTGGATGGCTAACACTAATAAAATGAATGTGGTAAAATCTTAGcctcgtcaaaaaaaaaaaaaattaggtatcgaaaaacaaatgggtataGCACATTTGCTGCACCCTATTTGTTCATTTGTTCGAGTTTTaactatcgtatacgactgcttTCGACGTAATGAGGATTCAAAAACTGTTGGCAGGGTAATCACAGAAATTTATCTCGCAATCTACGCGAATGATAGtagtcgatatcgagttttatTGTTTGGGTATACCAACCATCGTGGCGGGTGTAAAAGCTGAAAGGGTAGTAGTACAATTCTTGCACTCCCGGTTGCCGAAATCCGGGACATTGCGccgtacattccgggatttgtcGGGACAAGCAAAAACAGTAGCTAGTCCTTTTGTAGTGCCTTTCGGTACTGGGAATTTGGATATCGCCATGGACATGGTTTTGTTGGGGATTGTTATAGTGTCACTAAAGAGTCTATGCTAGGGATAAAATCGAACTTTGAAATATTGGCAGGCTTGACttattatttgtaaattttttcgcaGAAAAAAcgtgaattttaaataaaattagatatttGCATATATTTCGTTTACATTTACTGCTCAAGTGCGAGCTGATGATTTGAAAGACACTGATTTGAGTTTTCTCATAGTGATTAATTACATTGaatgaaatggtacaaaatcTGACGACAactatacatttaaaaaaaatatggccaTGCGCAATTATTGGCCTTACTGGCTTATTGTACtgtcttaaataaaataaaagtaaaaaaataaaataaaaaaatccaaaaatagtgATTAGATTGaatgaaatggtacaaaatcAAAATCTGACGACaaatatacatttaaaaaatatgaaaatccaaaaccaaaaatatttttaaaagcgatttaatttcaaatcgttttcttttctaagaaataggaaaaaaattaaaacatatgcctcgagtaattgaaattccgggatttttttttttggcaaattttgtgaaagcttCTGGACACTTCCTGGAGATgaaattccgggacaatccagACGGACCCCTGCCATCTGGCAAACCTATGCTCTCCTGACTCGTCTTAGGGATTCGCACCACAAAATATACCTACTTCACATATTGATTTATTTTTCCCTTTGTATGTCAattaactaaatgtatgttcataaaaatgaattaaagtaAATTAGTTCTGAATGGCTGACGCAATATAAGTGGATATAATAATTATGTGTGTATTCCAATGAAATAATTCCCACTCCACAAATCtacaatatgaaatttttagaattgcAATGCCACGTGTgggaatttatttctttttttttgtatacagcGATATGGATATAAATCTGATCAACTTCAGAAATCtgcatatatgtatattatCAATAACAGATAGAATTATAGTTTGCATAAATATATGCGATAgtatacacacatacacactgtCCATATTCGCAGCCACGCATAGAATTTTTCTCTTTTATCACATGAAATCAAACGATATAAATGAATTTTCCTTTTTAATCCATTCAAacaaaacacaatattttaaataatatattaatatgAAGATATTTGAGCTACTTACCTTTGTCGTTGCTATCTTCTTTCTCCTTTTTAATTTCTCCCTTAGTAATTTCTTCCGATATGGGCTTATAGATTTCAACTTCACTCTGTGGTGTGTTCTCTCTGTCTAACGCCCCATTCGAATTGACATTCACTTTTCCAGTATTCTTCTTTAATATATTCTTCATTATTCTGTCTCCTTTGAATTTACTTTCGCTGTTTGGAATACAGTGTTGTAAAGCGATTATATACTTTCTCTGACGCCGTCATTTATTTGTACCCCGGCTTTATTTATACTTATTtagattttaattgattttgatcgcaaaaatcaattaattttttaattgatgcaaaagtcaatacattttttaatagattcaatcaaaaatttaattgatttagattgaaaaactcaaacagtgattaaattctttatttagttaaacttcaatcgaatttccaatgaaatttttaaatcagtTAAGCAATTAGTTGAGGTTTGGAATCgacgtcaattaaatttttaaattaaattgttaataggaacaattatttgttttattaaaactgcgaaaattttacacattttcgcacatttttttattaaaaatttaaaaaaaaataatcttttttaagtgacttagccttccgagtttgattaaaaagttaattgtatcaataaataaaaaatagcaGGTAGTGTCAGCAGGTTTTTTTCTGCTGAAAAAGAGAAAGCAGTTTGGTTTGTTAAAACCGCAAATGTTCTAcggatgttttaaataaaataatgtttgcTATCCCAGCAACGAAAAACTGTTTATACTGCAAACATGGAGGTATCAAAATAATGATTTCATTCACGTATTCTGCAAAGTTCTGGTAGGATTACTGTGAACTTgtgataaataaaattcaaattgggACAACAGCACACAACTTGttatggtactttgtttttcacaGATGAAGTCCTATATATAGTCCTATGTATAGGTGGGTAAGTGTCGAATTTAGAattgttaaaaatattcaactgaaagtttatttgattcaacattttttttaaattaatatataaataaatctcaaaattaatttttttattggatcaattaattaccGATGATGATTTGTactttcatttctgtgattgaagaaatttcatttaaaatatttaacctAGATTTAAGCGAATtacacaaatttaatttatacaaaaaattttataaatttaaggaaatttgttaATATGGAATTGAATTGATTGTAGATGTTTTTAGAAGGATAAAAGtcctttgaaaaaaagaaacctTTTGTCTGCTAAAATATAAACTCTTCTGCCCCGTCCATGCTTAAGTTTGGttgcaacaaaattaaaataaactggAGCTAAGGTAAAAGCACTACGAATAAAAGTAAAAGCAATATGTTAAGAATATTTCTTCTGTTTGCTTAAACTaagtcaaaacaaaataaagttaattgttTCAGTAAATTATTGCTACTGATTCAGTCATTTCATTTGTTTggaatatttttctaacagactTTGATCCaatgttttcatatatttttgcgATAAAAGCTTTTACGTGAAGTCGATAAAAACAATCCtttataatttgaaatatttatagttGTCAATAATGCCAGAGTTGAAGATAGCAGACGCCTTTACCTAAATGTTCGTTAGTGAAAACTTTATATTTGTACACAAGCACCACCAATGCTATATTGCGGACAAGAATTCCTTATGTGTACGACAATATTTATGTGCAATCATAATTTACAGTGCCGTTGACCCGACTTTCATTTATTTGCCACATATTCAAAACACTATTATCAAGGGACATAAATGAAATTACATCTTTGTCCTTGGCgaactatatttatttattaatattattaaaagaATATTAAACTATATAGTATATGTTGTGCATTTGTGATTTTAGTGTAAAATATCGAATAATTCACAACAATTTAAACAGGACACAAGCgtgtattttttatattttttgtgttcactATTATTATCTTTTTACCACTAGTAAATTTTCCTctacgaagttttcttaaaactgaTGGAATTTGTCTTTTTCTTAGCTCTTCAATTGTATAATTTGGATATTTTCTTGATAAATTAAGTCATCACTTTTAGCACGTCCAAACGTTCAGACCAATGGACCAGACAAGAGTCAACTGAAATTTCGCAGAGGAATGTATCGAACTTTAAAAGAGCGTGACTTCTACAGCATACTGTGTTATTAAATTGCAATTTGCAGACTCCACTATCAAGTTTGAAGAAACGGTTGGAGAAAACACAGTCATGTGAACTGTCTGAGAGACACAtacgtatatgtgtgtgtgaaaCATACCATATAGGTAGGTGTGTTCACCATGAGGTCCATTACctcaaataagaaaaaaagatcTTGATTGATTATTGCAAACATTCCTTGATTTTCATGTTTGCGTTATACATATGTGTGTATACTTACTTTGGACAGgatcttaaccctctaatgcccaagttcGCCTTTAGACGAGTTTATTAAAACGGATGCTTTTAGTGGAACACGCCAAAAACAACagcattatttaaaataaaacaaaacgtaGCTATGTTAAAATTGTAAACGAGACACTACAGAATCTATGTACAGGAGGACTTTATCGCGTATAATTATCTTGGTTTGTTATCCTGTTTTTGGGTCACAAACcttgaatattttataagatATCACTAAACAACGGGTTTATTCATAACTATAAGCTAACGGCGTtccagctttgaaaccctcagtaatgtcaccagcattactgaggtgggataatccaccgctgaaaaacattttggtatttggtcgaagcaggaatcgaacccacgaccttgtgtatgcaaggcttccatgttaaccattgcaccactgtaactatatatgtatatgtacatTTTAGAAATTTGCTTAAATATTGCACTGCACCCTGAGGACTaatatgatcaccttaaacatgtttcaagagcatgttatttttggacgtggAACAtaacatgtaccaactttccacctttaaggattttggccaAAGTagttgcttctttaaaataaagacatttgtaGGGACCTATCTAATTTAAAATCTACACTGAAGAAAGTAGTCTTTGTCcatatttgaagtgtttttatcttaaatctaaagattcaatatttcagttagctTAAGGaggatttctttaaatcgaaaatgtgcCTTTCTTCaaagactttaacggagggacgcaattttccaaaatctgtgtcctaaatttaatacaaaaaattttgaagcaaattttaaaatctttaaataaaaac contains these protein-coding regions:
- the CD98hc gene encoding CD98 heavy chain; this translates as MKNILKKNTGKVNVNSNGALDRENTPQSEVEIYKPISEEITKGEIKKEKEDSNDKGEHTTTSSSSLSSITASTENIVDSKTDNSSTDTKMVQEEVNNDGADEQMLRADDNDKLAEKREEVKFIKGGDQNGDAKIDIGNVNGKAFTGMTKEELMKYANDPFWIRLRWIFFIAFWLIWLGMLVGAIFIIVQTPKCAAPEPLPWYKRGILAKFSNFESNSDNVEIVKQIKASGVIYEMPAEFTYNVRDPDVEEKIKNIVNHYKDTDAHVILDITPNYVPKTSRLLKDAMDDETKRSAFIWVEKPEVPNNWLSLVNGTAWAEVTPGNFVLSQFGDGLYDLHMNDTIVKKELSHVLQHLIELGVKGIRLKNTKFFLLSKQFKNEIPSKNPKYDLSEYGFWTHTQTTFQEGLGDVLYEYLTVVKNTSADAFLSVSDDIIRPEVYRTVSGDMGIDVPLYGKFVKSLSSPKDKDLRIELTNVMREVGDHTWLQWNVEDGSANSEVDASASVLFLSLLPGTPVVPVGTEVYGNLSDATCKQIEQSRLSPSYMHGDFAMLPIEPLVGYTRIKSGNPGFMVVFNPTEVNQKANVTHESLPEKMTVVAISDNYNITNVAAKNKIATEDLEVSPFATIILTYVPVKAE